The genomic DNA TTTGCCGCCAACCTGATGATCCTCTCCGCCCTGGCCGACCGGCATACCGTGGTTTTTTCGGACCGGCTCAACCACGCCAGCATCGTGGACGGCATCCGGCTGTCCGGCGCGAAGCATGTCCGCTATCGCCATAACGACACGACCCATCTCGCGGAACTGCTTGAGGCGCATGCGGCTGTGCCCAGGAAGCTGCTGGTCACGGATACGGTCTTTTCCATGGACGGCGACATCGCCGATCTTGCAACTCTTGTCGATCTTTGCCAAAATCACGGCGTCCTGTCCGTGGTGGACGAAGCCCATGCTGCCGGAATCTTCGGTAATGGCAGGGGCTTGGCCGCCGAACTCGGCCTGGCGGACCGGGTGGACATCCATATGGGAACCTTCAGCAAGGGGTTCGGCTCCTACGGCGCATACGTCGCGGGCAAGGCGGACATCATCGGATACCTGCGAAATACCGGCAGGCCGTTCGTTTTTTCCACGGCCCTGCCGCCCGCAGTCGTGGGCGCGAGCCTCGCGGCTGTGCGTCTGGTGCGCGAGACAGGCACGATGGGGAATCGGCTGCTCGGCATGGCCCGCGATGTTCGCGAGTTCCTCGGTTCGCTGGGCCTTGATGTCGGTTCGTCGCAGACCGCGATCATTCCGGTGATGCTCGGCTCCAACGACGCGGCCCTGGCCGCGCGGGACGCGCTCATGGAATACGGTGTTCTTGTCGGGGCCATCCGCCCGCCCACGGTGCCCCAGAACACGGCCCGCCTGCGCATCAGCCTGCGGGCGGACCTGACCGATGCGGACCTGACGCTTTTCAAGACGGCTGTGGTGCAGATGACGGAGCGAGAGTGATCGACGATTTTCTTTTTGTATCCGGCTGGGCGGGCTACCCGGAGCTCTTTCCTTCCCTGGCTGGAAAGGGTGAATTCTTGCTGCCCTTTGTCCGCCATGCCGAGCGTGAGGTCTTTGACCGGTTGGATGCGTCCGCCGCTTCCACGCTCATAGGCTGGTCCACGGGCGCGCACATGATCCTCAAGCGATGGAGCCGCGTGGTGAACCGGTTTGAACGGATCATTCTCCTGGCTCCGTTTCTGGCCTTCACCGACTATACTCCGGAAAAGGCGGTACGGCTGATGATCCGCGAGATGCGCCGGGACCCGGAGCAGGTGGTGCGCCGCTTTCACGCCAACTGCGGATACAACGGGCGGCCCGTGCACTGCCATGGCGACGCCGAGGGGTTGATCGCCGGTCTGGAGTATCTGTGCGTCTCCCGCGCCATGCCTTCGCACCTGGGCGGAAGGAAAACGATCCTCGTCCACGGCGAGCATGATCGCATCGTGCCGCCCCACGCCACAGAGGATATCCGGGAGGTCATGCCGGACGCATCCTGCCAGACCCTTGCGTGCGGTCATTACATTTCAGGACACGATCTTGTCGATACCGCTGTCTAAGGAGAGCATCCGCCGGGCTTTCGAGCGGGCCAGGAACACCTATGCCGAGGCCGCTCAGGTCCAGGATCGGGCGGCGCTGCGGTGCGCCGAGCACGTCCCGACGGGCGAGTATCCGGCCATTCTCGAAATCGGCGCGGGCGGTGGCGTACTGACCCGGCACATCGCCGAACGCTGCACCCATTCCCGTTACGTGGCCGTGGACATCTCCCCCGGCATGCTCGCCCAGGTGAGCCGGGACGGATTGACCAATCCCGAGTTCGTCGCCGCTGACGGCGAGTACCTCTGTTTCCCTCAGGAGAGCTTCGAGCTGTTGGTCAGTTCGTCCACCATGCAGTGGTATCGTTCGCCCGAGGTGTCCATCCACGACAACCTCAGGCTGCTCAGGCACGGCGGTCGGTTCTCCCTGTCCATTTTTGTCGAGGGGACTTATGCCGAATTCGCCGAGGCTTCGGCTGCATCCGGTTTCGGTTCCATGCTCCCCATGCGTCCTGCTCAGGATTTTGTGGAGATATTGCAGGACGCCTCGCCCATGGTTCTTGAGTCGGAGATCGTGACCCATGTGGTCCACTATCCGACCGTGGCGGACATGCTGCGCGCCCATCGCGCCACCGGGGCCACGGCCACGCCCGGTGCCAAGCAGCCGTCCCGGCAGGCCTACCAGCGGTTTATCGACTATTACGAAGGCAACCATCGCGCTCCCGAAGGCATCAGGAGCACGGTCTTCATCCTCCATCTCTGGGGCCGCCGTTGAGCGATTTCGGCACATGCAGGCTCGCCCGCTCCAATACGGGCGAGCGGACACTCTGCCAGCACTGGTTGTCCATCTTCGTGACCCGGCGGCGAGCCATTGCGGATTGTGCGCCTCTTGTCCCAGGCGGGCCACTCCCGGATGGGCGTTTGACTTGGCGGCAGGGGGCCAATAAACTGTGATGATGCGCAACTTTATGCCTTGTATGCGTCGTGTCCTTCCTGGATTCTGTCTTGCCCTGAGCGTCCTGCTGGTCGGCGGCCAAGTCCTGGCTGAAGAGGTGCGTCTGGTCTACGAGGATTTCCCGCCCTTTGAGTACCAACAGGACGGCGAGGCGCAGGGCGAAAGCGTGGCTCTGATCCGGCAGGTGTGCGCCGAACTGGGACTGACTCCGGTCTTCATGCACCGCCCTTGGGCACGGGCCTTGGACGACGTGCGCACGGGCCACGCGGACGGGATCTTTTCGCTCTTCCGGTCCGAGGAGCGCGAAAGATCGTTGATTTTCGCGCAGCAGCCGCTTGCCCATGACGAAACCGTGGTGTTTGTGGCCCGGGGTGATCTGCATCCCGAGTCCCTGGAGGATCTCGCAGGTTTGCGGGTGGGACTGGTCCGGGGCCACCATTACGGTTCGGGCGTGGTCGAACGGATTCCGGGATCACTCCAGTTGTTCAAGGATGTGCGGACAATGTTCGCCATGCTGTGCGAGGGACGCATCGACGCGGCCATGGTTGCCCGGAGCCCTGGAGAGCACTTCCTGAAGCAGTTGGATTGCGGCGACCAGGTGCGGGAGGTCCTGGTGCTGGCGCAGATGTCTCTGCACATAGCTTTCTCCAGGCTGGACGAGGCGCACGGCAAACGGCTGGCCGAGGCCTTTTCACGCGAGCTTGCCCGCATGGAGGCCGCGCGGAGGGGCGGGCGGGAGGCTGCGTCGGAGTAGCTGCAATGGCGGCGCGGCAGCCGGACCTGGAAAGAGAGAAGCAAAAAGGGGCGGGAACAGCATGTTCCCGCCCCTTGTGCGTGGACAGAGGGAGTCGGTCAGATCTTGCAGGCGGTGCGCAGGTCGTCCACCGCGTCGGTCATTTCCCAGGTGAACTCCGGGCGTTCGCGGCCAAAGTGACCGTAGTTGGTGGTCAGCTGGAAGATGGGGCGGCGCAGGTTGAGCCGCTCCTGGATGAAGTAGGGGCGCATGTCAAAGACCTCTTTGACGGCCTTGGTCAGCTGTTCGTCAGTCACCTGGCCGGTGCCGCGCGAGCAGACGACCACGGAGACCGGCTCGGCCACGCCGATGGCGTAGGCGATCTGGACTTCGCACATGTCGGCGAGGCCTGCAGCCACCACGTTCTTGGCCACATAGCGGGCCATGTACGCGCCGGAGCGGTCCACCTTGGACGGGTCCTTGCCGGAGAACGCGCCGCCGCCGTGGGCACCGGCTCCGCCGTAGGTGTCGTTGATGATCTTGCGGCCAGTGAGTCCGCAGTCGCCGACCGGACCGCCGATGACGAAACGGCCCGTGGGGTTGATGTAGGTCTTGAGCTTCTCGTCGATCAGCTCCTCGGGCAGGGTCTTCATGATGACTTCCTGCAGGATGGCTTCCTTGAGGTCGGCGTAGGCAATGCTCTCGGAATGCTGGGAGGAGACGACCACGTTGTCGATGCGCACGGGTTTGCCGCTGTCGAACTCGACGCAGACCTGGGTCTTGCCGTCCGGGCGCAGGAAATCGAGGATGCCCTCCTTGCGCACATAGGTCAGGCGGCGGGAAAGCTTGTGCGCGTAGTAGATGGGGGTGGGCATCAGGGTCGGGGTCTCATTGGTGGCAAAGCCGAACATCATGCCCTGGTCGCCAGCGCCCTGTTCCTCGGGCTTGGTGCGGTTGACGCCCTGGGCGATGTCCGGGGACTGCTTGTCGATGGAGGAGATGACCGCGCAGGTCTGCCAGTCAAAGCCCATGGTGTCGGAGCTGCAGTAGCCGATGTCCTTGATGGTGGCCCGGACGATCTCCGGGAAATCGGCAAAGGCGGTGGTGGAAATTTCCCCGGCGATGAAAGCCAGGCCGGTGGTGACCAGGGTTTCGCAGGCCACGCGGGCGTTAGGGTCCTGGCGAATGATGGTGTCCAGGATGGCGTCGGAGATCTGGTCGGCGACCTTGTCGGGATGGCCTTCGGTCACGGATTCCGAGGTGAACAGGTACTTTCCTTCGATCTGCATTGAATCCTCCTTAAAGAGTCCTACGGTAATACGCGCCTAAAAATCCGGGTCGAGTTCGCACTCGAGGATCTGGTCGACGCCGTTGTTGTTGTCTGCGATGACGACCCTGGGCTTGCGCGTCCGGGCCTCTTGCTCGTCAAGCCACACATAGGAGGCGATGATCACCCGCTGGCCCGGCGCGCCCTTGTGGGCGGCGGCTCCGTTGAGGCATATCTCGCCTTTAGCGCCGGGGATGGCGTAGGTGGTCAGTCGTTCCCCGTTGTCCAGGTTGTACACGTCCACCTGCTCGTAGGGCAAAAGGCCCACGGTCTTCATCAACACGGTGTCGATGGAGATGCTCCCCCGGTACTCCAGGTTCGCGCAGGTGATGGTCGCGCCGTGAATCTTGGCGCTCAAAAAGCATCGTTGTGCCACAGGGCTCACACCTCTATCAAAATATTGTCTATAAGTCTTGCCTTGCCCATGCCCACGGCGACAGCGGCCAGCACAGGGCCGGTCACGGCACCCACCGGGGTAATGTCGTCCGGGTCGACCAGCTCGATGTAGTCGATCTTGCCCATGGGCAGGGTGGCGGCGAATTCGTCACGCAAAAACCGCTTGGCGACCTCGGGATCGCGCTCGCCCTTGTGCAGCATTTCGGCCAGCTTCACAAGCCCCTGGCGGATGGCCGGGGCAGCGGCGCGCTCCGTCGGCGTGAGGTAGGCGTTGCGCGAGCTGAGGGCCAGGCCGTCGTCCTCGCGCACGATGTCGTGGCCGACCATGGTCACCGGGATGTTCAGGTCGCGGACCATGCGTTGCAGGATGGCCAACTGCTGCCAGTCCTTGCGGCCAAAGACCGCCACCTCGGGCTGGGCGAGCATGAAGAGCTTGTTGACCACCGTGCATACCCCCCGGAAATGACCGGGCCGTCTGGCCCCGCACAGGTGGCGGCCAAGGTCGGGCACGTCTATCCAGGTGGCGTGGTCGGGCGCGTACATGGCCGACGGTTTGGGCATGAAGAGCAGGTCTGTCCCGCACGCCTCAGCCTTGGCCCTGTCGCCTTCGGGGTCGTGGGGGTATTTGTCCAGATCCTCGCCCGGACCGAACTGGGCGGGGTTCAGGAAGATGGAGGTCACGAGCCGGTCGCACAGGGTGCGGGCGTGGCGCATGAGCGCCATGTGGCCGTCATGCA from Pseudodesulfovibrio aespoeensis Aspo-2 includes the following:
- the metK gene encoding methionine adenosyltransferase gives rise to the protein MQIEGKYLFTSESVTEGHPDKVADQISDAILDTIIRQDPNARVACETLVTTGLAFIAGEISTTAFADFPEIVRATIKDIGYCSSDTMGFDWQTCAVISSIDKQSPDIAQGVNRTKPEEQGAGDQGMMFGFATNETPTLMPTPIYYAHKLSRRLTYVRKEGILDFLRPDGKTQVCVEFDSGKPVRIDNVVVSSQHSESIAYADLKEAILQEVIMKTLPEELIDEKLKTYINPTGRFVIGGPVGDCGLTGRKIINDTYGGAGAHGGGAFSGKDPSKVDRSGAYMARYVAKNVVAAGLADMCEVQIAYAIGVAEPVSVVVCSRGTGQVTDEQLTKAVKEVFDMRPYFIQERLNLRRPIFQLTTNYGHFGRERPEFTWEMTDAVDDLRTACKI
- the panC gene encoding pantoate--beta-alanine ligase; this translates as MNIITDPQELQQQCLAWRRQGLRTGLVPTMGYLHDGHMALMRHARTLCDRLVTSIFLNPAQFGPGEDLDKYPHDPEGDRAKAEACGTDLLFMPKPSAMYAPDHATWIDVPDLGRHLCGARRPGHFRGVCTVVNKLFMLAQPEVAVFGRKDWQQLAILQRMVRDLNIPVTMVGHDIVREDDGLALSSRNAYLTPTERAAAPAIRQGLVKLAEMLHKGERDPEVAKRFLRDEFAATLPMGKIDYIELVDPDDITPVGAVTGPVLAAVAVGMGKARLIDNILIEV
- the panD gene encoding aspartate 1-decarboxylase is translated as MAQRCFLSAKIHGATITCANLEYRGSISIDTVLMKTVGLLPYEQVDVYNLDNGERLTTYAIPGAKGEICLNGAAAHKGAPGQRVIIASYVWLDEQEARTRKPRVVIADNNNGVDQILECELDPDF
- the bioF gene encoding 8-amino-7-oxononanoate synthase; the protein is MAKLREGNRIRQIPPVDHGADKILLYDGRELLNLASNNYLGLAGHPALRQGAIEAVERYGTSSGASRLVSGNFALLDELEREMRSFKEQEDALVVGAGFAANLMILSALADRHTVVFSDRLNHASIVDGIRLSGAKHVRYRHNDTTHLAELLEAHAAVPRKLLVTDTVFSMDGDIADLATLVDLCQNHGVLSVVDEAHAAGIFGNGRGLAAELGLADRVDIHMGTFSKGFGSYGAYVAGKADIIGYLRNTGRPFVFSTALPPAVVGASLAAVRLVRETGTMGNRLLGMARDVREFLGSLGLDVGSSQTAIIPVMLGSNDAALAARDALMEYGVLVGAIRPPTVPQNTARLRISLRADLTDADLTLFKTAVVQMTERE
- a CDS encoding substrate-binding periplasmic protein — encoded protein: MRRVLPGFCLALSVLLVGGQVLAEEVRLVYEDFPPFEYQQDGEAQGESVALIRQVCAELGLTPVFMHRPWARALDDVRTGHADGIFSLFRSEERERSLIFAQQPLAHDETVVFVARGDLHPESLEDLAGLRVGLVRGHHYGSGVVERIPGSLQLFKDVRTMFAMLCEGRIDAAMVARSPGEHFLKQLDCGDQVREVLVLAQMSLHIAFSRLDEAHGKRLAEAFSRELARMEAARRGGREAASE
- a CDS encoding alpha/beta fold hydrolase — translated: MIDDFLFVSGWAGYPELFPSLAGKGEFLLPFVRHAEREVFDRLDASAASTLIGWSTGAHMILKRWSRVVNRFERIILLAPFLAFTDYTPEKAVRLMIREMRRDPEQVVRRFHANCGYNGRPVHCHGDAEGLIAGLEYLCVSRAMPSHLGGRKTILVHGEHDRIVPPHATEDIREVMPDASCQTLACGHYISGHDLVDTAV
- a CDS encoding methyltransferase domain-containing protein; the protein is MSIPLSKESIRRAFERARNTYAEAAQVQDRAALRCAEHVPTGEYPAILEIGAGGGVLTRHIAERCTHSRYVAVDISPGMLAQVSRDGLTNPEFVAADGEYLCFPQESFELLVSSSTMQWYRSPEVSIHDNLRLLRHGGRFSLSIFVEGTYAEFAEASAASGFGSMLPMRPAQDFVEILQDASPMVLESEIVTHVVHYPTVADMLRAHRATGATATPGAKQPSRQAYQRFIDYYEGNHRAPEGIRSTVFILHLWGRR